Below is a genomic region from Isosphaeraceae bacterium EP7.
GTTCCTGCTCGACCCGCCCGATGTCCGAAGGCTGGAGGCGCTCAAGCGGGTCTTCCTAGGTCGGCACCCGTCGATCGGCGGGATCGGCAAGAGGCTCAAGGCCACCCTGGACGCAGGCCAGCTCGAGTCGGTCGGCGAATTCCTCGTCGGCGTCGCGGCCTCCAACGGAGCGATCGACAAGAAGGAAGTCGCCGCCCTCCGCTCCGCCTATCGGGCCCTTGGCATCGCGGCGGGTGTCCTCGATCGCACGCTCGAGGAATACAGCAGGAGCCTCAAGGAGCCGGTGGAGGTCGTGCCCGCGACGGGGCCGTCGGCCGGCGGGGAGGCGATCCCGCCCAGGCCGTCGACCGCGGCGAAGGCGGGATTCATGCTCGACCCGTCGGTCCTCGAACGACTCATGCGGGAGACGGAGCAAGTCGCGAAGCTCCTGGCCGAGGCGATCCCCGGGGACGAGCCCGACGACCCTCCTCCGGCGCCGATCGCCACCATTCCACCCGCGGCAGACCCGCGTCTCGACGGGCTCGAGGCCCGGCACGCATCGGCTCTCTCCGAACTGATTGGCCGCCCTTCCTGGACGCCCGACGAGTTCGAGGAGGTCGTCCGTCGCCATTCCCTCATGCCCTCGGGGGCCATGGACGGGATCAACGATTGGGCCTATGATCGCTTCGATGACCCCATCCTCGAGGAGGACGGCGGCCGTCTCCTGGTCCGCATCGGACTCCTGGCGGGGGAAAAATGAGCAGCCCGATCAAGCCTCGCGAACGTGACGCCATCCTGACATCGCTCCGGGCGGGGGTCGTCCCGCGCATCGGCCTGCGTCACCTGCAGGTGGGGCGGCGGGACGAGGTGGCGGCCGTCCTGGACGACCTGGGGCGGGTCGAGCAGGGCGGGGCCTCGGTCCGCTTCGTCATCGGCAAGTACGGGGCCGGGAAGAGCTTCTTCCTCAACCTCGCCCGGGCCGTCGCCCTCGAGAGGAAGTTCGTCGTCGCCCAGGCCGACGTCACCACCGAGCGGCGCATCCACGGCTCGGGGGGGCAGGCCCGCGGCCTCTACGCCGAGCTGATGCGGAGCCTCTCGACCCGCGCGAAGCCCGAGGGCGGCGCGATGCCGAATATCGTCGAGCGGTGGGTCGCCGATGTCGACCACGAATGCCGCTCTGCGGGCGGCGCCGACCCGGATGTCGCGCGGGCCATCGAGGACCGCCTGAAGCCCCTGCAGGAGCTCGTCAGCGGCTACGACTTCGCCGCCGTCGTCGCCAAGTACCTCCGAGGCTTCCAGTCGCACGACGAGTCGCTGATGGCCTCGTCGCTGCGTTGGCTCCGGGCCGAGTACCCGACGAAGACCGAGGCGCGGGCCGAACTCGGCGTCCGCACGATCATCGACGACGCCCACTTCTACGATCAGCTGAAGCTCTTCGCCGCGTTCACCCGCCTCGCGGGATTCGCGGGCCTGCTGGTCAACATCGATGAGATGGGGGTCCTCTCGCACCGCCTCAACAATGCCCAGGCGCGGAACGCCAACTACGAGGCGATCCTCCGCATCGTCAACGACTGCCTGCAGGGCAACGTGTCGGGGATCGGCTTCCTGTTCGGCGGCACCGACACCTTCCTCGAGGACCGACGGCGGGGCATGGCGAGCTACGAAGCCCTCGGGACCCGGCTCGCGGCGAACGCCTTCGCACGCGACGGCCTGAAGGACTTCTCCGGGCCGGTGATCAGGCTGCCGAACCTGGCCCCCGAGGACCTGTTCGTCCTGCTCCACAACATCCGGGACGTCTTCTCGCTCAGCGACCCGGCCAGGCACCTCATCGACGAGGAGGGGATCAAGGCCTTCATGGCCCATTGCGAGACGACCCTCGGCGCGGACTTCTTCCTGACGCCCCGCGATGCGGTGAAGGCCTTCGTCGGCCTGCTCTCCGTCCTCGAGCAGAATCCCGGGGCCGACTGGCGGCCGCTGCTCTCGGGCACCGCCGTCGAGCGGACGCCCGACCCGGAGGTCGAGCCGGTCGCGACGGATGTCGGGCGACCGAAGGGCGACGACGACCTGGCGACCTTCCAACTCTAGGGCCATGAGCAACCAAGACGTCCCCTCAGGCAAGCCGGCGGCGTTCTCGCGACTGCACCCAAAGGTCCAGGAGTCGCTCTACCGGATGCGCTGGACGAAACTCCGGCAGATCCAGGTGGAGGCCATCCACGAGATGCTCGACGGCGACGGCGACCTCGTCATCTCCGCCAACACCGCCGCCGGCAAGACCGAGGCGGCCTTCCTGCCGATCCTCTCGCGGATCGTCGACGACCATCTCGGCGGCGTCAGGGCCGTCTACGCGGGCCCGCTCAAGGCCCTCATCAACGACCAGTTCCTGAGGCTCGAGCGGCTCTGCGAGCTGGCCGAGGTCCCGGTCCACAAGTGGCACGGCGACGTCGGCAAGTCGGCACGGAAGC
It encodes:
- a CDS encoding tellurite resistance TerB C-terminal domain-containing protein; amino-acid sequence: MALFRPEEEPALPADGKYAAAALMLELGMSIAAADGEIEEDEVDHIASFLESQFLLDPPDVRRLEALKRVFLGRHPSIGGIGKRLKATLDAGQLESVGEFLVGVAASNGAIDKKEVAALRSAYRALGIAAGVLDRTLEEYSRSLKEPVEVVPATGPSAGGEAIPPRPSTAAKAGFMLDPSVLERLMRETEQVAKLLAEAIPGDEPDDPPPAPIATIPPAADPRLDGLEARHASALSELIGRPSWTPDEFEEVVRRHSLMPSGAMDGINDWAYDRFDDPILEEDGGRLLVRIGLLAGEK
- a CDS encoding ATP-binding protein — encoded protein: MSSPIKPRERDAILTSLRAGVVPRIGLRHLQVGRRDEVAAVLDDLGRVEQGGASVRFVIGKYGAGKSFFLNLARAVALERKFVVAQADVTTERRIHGSGGQARGLYAELMRSLSTRAKPEGGAMPNIVERWVADVDHECRSAGGADPDVARAIEDRLKPLQELVSGYDFAAVVAKYLRGFQSHDESLMASSLRWLRAEYPTKTEARAELGVRTIIDDAHFYDQLKLFAAFTRLAGFAGLLVNIDEMGVLSHRLNNAQARNANYEAILRIVNDCLQGNVSGIGFLFGGTDTFLEDRRRGMASYEALGTRLAANAFARDGLKDFSGPVIRLPNLAPEDLFVLLHNIRDVFSLSDPARHLIDEEGIKAFMAHCETTLGADFFLTPRDAVKAFVGLLSVLEQNPGADWRPLLSGTAVERTPDPEVEPVATDVGRPKGDDDLATFQL